One genomic window of Kaistia geumhonensis includes the following:
- a CDS encoding SDR family NAD(P)-dependent oxidoreductase produces MAGIFDLSGRKAFVTGGAKGIGAAIVRALDRAGATVAIADLDVMAAQNVIAGLANGGFAVEIDVTRRASVQHAFDQAVEGLGGIDIVCANAGVSTMRPAIDLTDEDWDFNFDVNARGVFLTNQIAVRYFLAEKKQAAIVNTASLAAKVGAPLLAHYSASKFAVFGWTQALAREMAPKGIRVNCVCPGFVKTSMQEREIIWEAELRGMTPEAVRAEYVSLTPLGRIEEPEDVADVVVFLASDAARFMTGQGINITGGVRMD; encoded by the coding sequence ATGGCGGGCATTTTCGACCTCTCGGGCCGGAAGGCCTTCGTCACCGGCGGCGCGAAGGGCATCGGCGCCGCGATCGTCCGGGCGCTCGACCGTGCCGGAGCCACCGTCGCCATCGCCGATCTCGACGTGATGGCGGCCCAGAACGTGATCGCCGGACTCGCCAATGGCGGCTTCGCGGTCGAGATCGACGTCACCAGGCGCGCCTCGGTGCAGCATGCCTTCGACCAGGCGGTGGAAGGGCTCGGCGGCATCGATATCGTCTGCGCCAATGCCGGCGTCTCGACGATGCGGCCGGCGATCGACCTCACCGACGAGGACTGGGACTTCAACTTCGACGTCAATGCGCGCGGTGTCTTCCTGACCAACCAGATCGCGGTGCGCTACTTCCTCGCCGAGAAGAAGCAGGCGGCGATCGTGAACACCGCCTCGCTGGCCGCCAAGGTCGGCGCGCCGCTGCTGGCCCACTACTCGGCGTCGAAGTTCGCGGTGTTCGGCTGGACGCAGGCGCTGGCCCGCGAGATGGCGCCGAAGGGGATCCGCGTCAACTGCGTCTGCCCCGGCTTCGTGAAGACCTCGATGCAGGAGCGCGAGATCATCTGGGAGGCGGAGCTGCGCGGCATGACGCCGGAGGCGGTGCGCGCCGAATATGTGTCGCTGACCCCGCTCGGCCGCATCGAGGAGCCCGAGGACGTCGCCGACGTGGTCGTCTTCCTCGCCTCCGACGCCGCCCGCTTCATGACCGGCCAGGGCATCAACATCACCGGCGGTGTCAGGATGGACTGA
- a CDS encoding chloride channel protein yields the protein MNPWRRYAPVWQRRAATTIGAVLIGLVALAFAGAADVAQEGFAWLVARWPLLPLALTPAAYALIAWMTRMLAPEARSSGIPQVIAATHNAESEANERLTSLRTAAVKLVMTVLALGAGGSVGREGPTVQISAAIMNATHRLFRVPLTAAVTIAGGAAGVSAAFNTPLAGVAFAIEELASAYEQRLALLTMAAVLIAGLVSLGIAGDYVYFGAVHESLSLQAALVIAPVAGVAGGLLGGLFSRIVLWFTFSAAAPIRAIRARPVAWAAAAGLLIAVIGIAGAGLTWGTGYDVSRRIIEGGAEPLWFGPAKMLTTLLTALSGIPGGIFAPSLAAGTGLGQIIASLFPGEPVGAVVVLGMIAYFVGVVRAPLTAVLIVSEMTDGHRLILPLFATAIIAEGVSALVSPERLYHGLSRAFRDPA from the coding sequence ATGAATCCCTGGCGTAGATATGCCCCTGTCTGGCAAAGGCGCGCCGCGACGACCATCGGCGCGGTGCTGATCGGACTGGTGGCTCTCGCCTTTGCCGGGGCGGCCGATGTCGCGCAGGAGGGCTTTGCCTGGCTCGTTGCCCGCTGGCCGCTGCTGCCGCTCGCGCTGACGCCCGCCGCCTATGCGCTGATCGCCTGGATGACACGGATGCTGGCGCCCGAGGCGCGCAGCTCCGGCATCCCGCAGGTCATCGCCGCGACCCACAACGCCGAATCGGAGGCCAATGAGCGGCTGACCTCGCTGAGAACGGCCGCGGTGAAGCTGGTGATGACGGTCCTCGCGCTCGGAGCCGGCGGTTCCGTCGGCCGCGAGGGACCGACGGTGCAGATCAGCGCCGCGATCATGAACGCCACGCACCGGCTGTTCCGCGTGCCGCTCACGGCCGCCGTCACCATCGCCGGCGGCGCGGCCGGCGTCTCGGCAGCCTTCAACACGCCGCTTGCCGGCGTCGCCTTCGCGATCGAGGAACTCGCCTCGGCCTATGAGCAGCGGCTCGCGCTGCTGACCATGGCAGCCGTGCTGATCGCCGGCCTCGTCAGCCTCGGCATCGCCGGCGATTACGTCTATTTCGGCGCGGTCCACGAATCGCTGTCGCTTCAGGCGGCGCTCGTCATCGCGCCGGTCGCGGGCGTCGCCGGCGGGCTTCTCGGCGGCCTTTTCTCGCGCATCGTGCTCTGGTTCACCTTCTCGGCCGCGGCGCCGATCCGCGCCATCCGCGCTCGACCCGTGGCGTGGGCGGCAGCGGCCGGTCTCCTTATCGCGGTGATCGGCATCGCCGGTGCCGGGCTCACCTGGGGCACCGGCTATGACGTGTCGCGCCGGATCATCGAGGGCGGTGCGGAACCGCTCTGGTTCGGCCCCGCCAAGATGCTGACGACGCTGCTGACCGCGCTTTCGGGCATTCCGGGCGGCATCTTCGCGCCCTCGCTCGCCGCCGGCACCGGCCTCGGCCAGATCATCGCCAGCCTCTTTCCCGGCGAGCCGGTGGGCGCCGTCGTCGTGCTCGGCATGATCGCCTATTTCGTCGGCGTCGTGCGCGCGCCGCTGACGGCGGTCCTCATCGTCTCGGAGATGACGGACGGCCACAGGCTGATCCTGCCGCTCTTCGCGACCGCGATCATCGCCGAGGGCGTCTCGGCGCTCGTCTCGCCCGAGCGGCTCTATCACGGCCTCTCGCGCGCCTTCCGCGATCCTGCCTGA
- a CDS encoding NAD-dependent epimerase/dehydratase family protein yields the protein MSRVVIIGGSGHVGTYLVPRLVEAGFHVVNVSRGQRQPYTPHKAWDAVEQVAIDRDRAEEADAFGGAIFDLKPDILIDMTCFTLASARQIVEAVKGEVEHFLHTGTIWVHGPSVTVPTTEMEPRRPFGDYGIQKAAIEAYLLHEARRNGFPATIVHPGHIVGPGWAPLNPEGHFDTAVFSRLARGQQLRIPNFGLETVHHVHADDVAQMFMRAIARRSVAIGEAFHTVSPAAVTLRGYAERMAAWFGREADLAFLPFAEWKMHYDEATAQATYDHIAHSPNCSIDKARAMLGYAPRYSSLEAVQESVAWLIENGEVKVA from the coding sequence ATGTCACGCGTCGTCATCATCGGCGGCAGCGGCCATGTCGGCACCTATCTCGTGCCGCGTCTGGTCGAAGCCGGATTCCATGTCGTCAATGTCAGCCGCGGCCAGCGGCAGCCCTATACGCCGCACAAGGCCTGGGATGCCGTCGAGCAGGTGGCGATCGACCGCGACAGGGCCGAGGAGGCGGATGCCTTCGGCGGCGCGATCTTCGACCTGAAGCCCGACATCCTGATCGACATGACCTGCTTCACGCTGGCGAGCGCGCGCCAGATCGTCGAGGCGGTGAAGGGCGAGGTCGAGCATTTCCTGCATACCGGCACGATCTGGGTGCATGGCCCGAGCGTCACGGTGCCGACGACGGAGATGGAGCCGCGCCGGCCCTTCGGCGACTACGGCATCCAGAAGGCGGCCATCGAGGCCTATCTGCTGCACGAGGCGCGCCGCAACGGCTTCCCGGCCACGATCGTGCATCCCGGCCATATCGTCGGGCCGGGCTGGGCGCCGCTCAATCCGGAAGGCCATTTCGACACCGCCGTCTTCTCGCGGCTGGCGCGGGGCCAGCAACTGCGCATCCCGAATTTCGGGCTCGAGACGGTGCATCACGTTCATGCCGACGACGTCGCGCAGATGTTCATGCGCGCGATCGCCCGGCGGAGCGTCGCGATCGGCGAGGCCTTCCACACGGTATCGCCGGCGGCGGTGACGCTGCGCGGCTATGCCGAGCGCATGGCGGCCTGGTTCGGCCGCGAGGCCGATCTCGCCTTCCTGCCTTTTGCCGAATGGAAGATGCATTACGACGAGGCCACGGCGCAGGCGACCTACGACCATATCGCCCACAGCCCCAACTGCTCGATCGACAAGGCCCGCGCCATGCTCGGCTATGCGCCGCGCTATTCCTCGCTCGAGGCGGTGCAGGAATCGGTCGCGTGGCTGATCGAGAACGGCGAGGTCAAGGTGGCGTGA